Part of the Vigna unguiculata cultivar IT97K-499-35 chromosome 3, ASM411807v1, whole genome shotgun sequence genome, CTGTTATGAGGAGGATTACTGGTCTCCTGTGGCTCTGTGCTTGGTAGTGTGCTAGCCTCCGCAAATTCAACATCTTTGACTGATCCTGTGGATCCTGAAGATATATGCCTAGATCTGTTCCTAACGAGTGGCTGCTCCTCTACATCTTCAGCTTCATCATGAAAGGACAAGCTTCCTGCCTGCAACCTAGAATGACCACAATTGCCcatttcaaatttgacaatcTAAGAGAATATACCTTGAAGGAAATACTTAGTTTATTGCAGCAGTGTGCAACAGCTACAGGTGCACAGCAAGCATAGTAGAAGAGATAACATACCTTCCATTAGATGCCACTTCCCCTAGTCCAGCCTCTGATGACTTAGATGGCCCGGCTGGTGGAGATTCAGAATCTCCTCCCTGTACACGCCATGCTTTTTCTTGCTCAGCTGTCTGAAAACTCATTTGTTAGAAGCAATCCAGGTTTGAAATttctaatgataaaaaaaattcaaaactctGTTATGATGTAGAAAATACAAATTAGAGGGATACCTTCAGAGACAATGAAACTGCATGGGCAAGCTCGGGATCCTCCAAATACGATTGCCTAGACTGTGATCCTGATTCAGTTGAGTCCTGCACCAAGAGAAGAATAAATACCAACACAGACATCATGTTTACCAAAGCATAAGAAAATCCATCAAGAAAAACACATACAGTTTGTCTGCCTAGTTTGTGACTTCTGTAATTTTCCTCAGCCTCCCGTTTAGAAGCCTCAATGGCTGCTCGAAGCATTTCTTCTTCTATCTCATTGTTATAATCTGGTAAATTCTCAGATTCAGGAGCACTAGGTCTAGCACTGCTATTGAGTGAGGTATCAGCCAAGATCTTATGGTTTTGCTCATCTCGATGTGCACTCTGGGCAGGTGGAGTGTCATCATCGTCATTGTCAATTATGACAGTCCCATGGATATCCGGACCATCGGCATCAACTGTTCCAGTGACATCTTCAATGGATGGATGACCAGATTGAGTAGAGGATTGGTTACCATCCTTAACCTCTATAGGAATCTCCCTCACCTCTCTAGGATGTGTAACAAAGGGTGCCTGGACAGTTGAATCAAGAGGAGTACCAAATATACCTCTCCCAATTGTAGGATCAAGAAGAGAAAACGGATTGAGATTTGCTGCTAAAGCTGGAAGTGATGGAATTCTCTGAACATCCGCATCGTGTTGATCATCTATATCCATGAAATCATCTTGAGGAAATGCAGCAGAGCTGTTGTGAGAGCTGGCCACGaaggaattaaaaaaatatcaaactccaaaaataaagaattaaaatgcAACCATTAAACAGTAATACCAGTAAAATGGGTTATATTCTCAATGATCACTTGCTTACTAATGGAAAAGAGAGTATACCCAGTCGTTAAATTTCTGTCTCCTTCACTAAAATGTGCATTGACTGCTTCATTGAGATTACCTCCATGCTCCtgacataaaataatatttaaacaatgaagaggatatatacaaaaataaccACTTGAGCCCACTGAAAATATATTCAGTCTTTAGTTACATAAAGTAAAGATAACTTGTTCAGTCTTTAGTTACATAAAGTAAACATAACTTGTTAACTACAAATAAACCGGTCACTCGATCCTTTTATAGGATAACAATCAGATCATCTGTGTAGagcaatgaaaagaaaaagctCACAGAAGAGTAATTGATcacttatgaaaaaataaattattgcaaTAAGAAGATTTCAATCTCATGTATAAGCATCtaatagaaataaaatcatCTGAGGTCAGACAAATGGCTAAAATAGATCAGTTCGGTCATTGGGGTCATTGGTCCTCATTGTTCGTTTACCAGAACTCGCTACTCTAAAGCAGATTTCTAACATTTTCATTAGTGATGAAACATGTCGTCCTAGTACTTAAGTTTTTTCTGCACACTGAACCCCACTTTTAACTtcatataatgataaaaaaaaacaaatgaaaataacaaaagaaaacatatttccTATATTTCTAGAATAATGCTTGCACCCTATTCACAAGAGGACTTATGTGTTCATTCACTAAAGTTCTAAAGTTACACCTCTATGCCGATATCCATGAACTGGATATAAGGAGGACTCCAAAAAGTATCAGACATTAGACAATCCATCTATATATTTGAgctagagagaaaaaaaaaacaaaaaaccgAATAACAGCAGATTTCACCTAAAAAACACATAGATATGCAAACGAGTCCCATTGACATAATTTGAAAGCAAAAAGTAATAAACAttgataaacaattaaaaaataactaaagtgATCAAGCAAtgcccaaaaccctaactttaATCAATTAAACAACTATTACAAATTATGTCAAAATTTGTGCTTTTGGATCCCAATCAAAACCTATTAAGCACTTTCAcaattggaagaaaaaaaaaacagagagagGAGAAAATACCTCGAGTTTTTGCAACGCTACTGCCTCAGGCAAGCCAGTGATGCTGACGAAAGTCTCAACCGCCTCTTGATTAGGCCGTGCCATTGCAATCGAAATTGTATGAAACAGAAGACAATCCAAAATTCAGAGCTTTTATTCCTTGTCTTGtttttgaataaaagaaaaaagaaaaagaaattaggtGCTgtgagagatagagagagagagagtgagaagGGGTGGGTGGGCCTCTAGAGTGAGAGTTTCCTCTGGAGTGCGTAATAGGGTGAAAGTGTTTGGAATTGCTTTGCTTTCGCTATTTCTATCTCTTTGCAACTCTTCTCTTGTTCGACAAGTATGCTCTCAAAATGCCTCCACGCATCCAATTTATTACTTTGTAACTAcgtttcaataaaataaaataaaaaaatcaaatatagttACCACATTTTTCAAGATTTTAATTTGCCTAATTATTATCAATTCAAACATTACTAAATTATTATCTTtgtactaattattttttatttgttaaaccGTACTTTTTCATTATTTGATAACATGCAAATCTCTATATTAATCAATCAATGAATTAAATTCGATTTATAATAGAGcttgatttgttttttgtttgttatctattttttttcctgttttttatcttttgattttattgtttgaaatttgttttttatttgttttctgtttcttGTATTCAGTTGAGATAaatctgttttatttttgtgttttatgtttGGATATACTATtctattattcttttatctcaaTCTTTGTTGTAGAGGCAAACCGTTATTATATTCTAATCTTCTGTTACTAAagtttaatcaattattttgaaaactatCCATTTTAGTAtgtgtttaaatttatttttttaatcataaatcaCTCTTTCAAACCATTCTTAAAACTACCTAATAATAAATCACTCttttaaattactattttatatactttttttaatttataaattaacaaaaactcatatttttaaatcatttttaaaactgtaatttatttaatatatatatatatatatatatatatatatagagagagagagagagagagagattaaaTTACAACAGATGCCTAAGACTTgcctataatatatatatgatcattCAAGAAAAATGATATACTGGCACtatattgtaatataaattattaatatattattatattattatcataagtTATAAATtgaatgtattttattttacatggtattgaaatataaaagaaatatgattaaaatattaatatattggtTATTTGAAGATATGTCAATTTATCACCTAATTCTAGtatttttcttgtgtttctaaatcatatattttttaaatttttaattattcggtttttaatcaactattttataatttatttattaatttatttaaaaaatatttcaatgtatcaaataaAATGACTTATTCTATTTTCTATCATGGATTCTGTATGATTAAAACTAGTTTTGTAATCAATAGTTTAGGAAAGATATCTATGCAACGGATTCCTGTTATTTGTAATCGAAATCTATCTGTAAAtcctatttaatattttactaattagGTTAACTTGTATTCATCGTGTATTACATCTAAATAtacctatatataaaaaaaatttctgaTTGAtgtctatattttatttctaattttatcttttaaataaatttttttaaattaaaattattatttttatcaattttactcttcaaataataatttctttaatttaattgtttttatcaatttgacattttatttaattttataatttttaaataaacatttttcaacaaaataaattaaactctttataattaaattataataataaaaatattattattaattttattattttttacaagaatGCACgcaagtatttttaatatatatatatatatatatatatatatatatatatatatatatataatttatagctttatttttatctaatcattaattttaaaatcaaaagatgtactttttaagtttaataaataaatagatctACTATTTTCGACCTACGGGGTTAAATTTTTCTTAGATATtacacaatttaaatactaGTTTTTAAATACTAGTttgaaacattatttaacaaataatttttaaaatttaaaaatcacacataAACTAAAACCATTTtcaatacttaaaaatattcatttttaacacttaaaaatattatttttataacagtatacaaataaaactaatccatattatatatatatatatatagttattttatctttagttatattttaaaattaaaaagatgagTTATCCAAATATTGAGAACAATTACAGACACATTTCAAACGATAAAACATACTATAAAGCATACTCTAAAGCACTCGTATTTGAACAAcgtaatataattttagtagattaccttattttatttttgtaaagaaaaacaaaaaatacctCTTTCCTtacttaataatatatatatatatatatatatatatatatatttatttatttgttattttatctttaattatattttaaaattaaaaagatgagTTATACCTCTTTGGTTACTgtaatttttaagtaatttgtGATAACGTCATCACAATAATTAATTCTaactaaaatgaattttttattttttcataaatttcaattcttcttttcttttgtgttgGTTGCATATGAAAGTTTTCTTGACATTTAATTCCATGGAAGAATTTTATGTATAGATCAGTTGAGATTTAAATGTTAGGTTCTAtgaacattttataattatgttgtTTGAGGTGGTACAGTTGTGTGTTGGAGAACACTAAAATTCTAAggtaaattatgtttgaagaaataagtttttttaaaaaaaaaaaaaacagttctTAAAACTTGAAATATTGTGCAGAGATCAAATTGAtgtgtttaatttaatatatattttttgttgttattgtaaCACAATTATGTTCAAGGTTTAATAGAATATTTAATTACTAGATTTGTGTATAAATATTGTTCGTACAAGATCAAATATATCATGTAAAGATCTTagtagaaaattcttcaaatgtATCATAATCTCTAACTTTATGTTTAGGTAGAgaatagggatgtcaaaaaaatccataCCTGCGGGTATCCGCTGATAAAACCtacaacgggtaggaaatgaatattaaaaatagatatccgcgagtacggatatttttgatacccgcatgttaacggggcgggtacgggtatcatagtatccgtattcgtggatacccgtacccgttaaactttaattcagaaaaatacccgttatatatatatatatatatatatgtatatgtatatatatatatatatatatatatatatatattagtagaaaatattatgagtctttattcaataatggtggtcagattcttaccccacaacaGAATAAATTACTTCCAGatactgtggaggcattgatgtgtctccaatatctgttatggaccaacatggaacgtaatgaaattaacacgtttacttagatattttaattaagtgattgttagaaatttttactgaacttcttatgtaacttcttatgttttaaggctcttctagattaaaattggacaacatgaaactttatacaatgttgcaagaggtggaaATTGgtaagttagtaatttctttaatattttattcaaaaataaactacaatataaattggtagttgattttttatttgtttgtttttcaagaatcaatcggagaaaggggaCTTGTTAATCCaaacactaattatggttaaatatttatttttttaaatattattgtaaatacccgcgggtacccgtggatacccacggatatgaaaaaatagacgggtacccgcataacggatacccgacggatatgggtacgggtacggggcgaatatttatccagcgggtagggtacgggggagctactacccgtaccctacccgccccgttgacatccctagtagAGATGTTTTAGGTCCACGTGTCCTTAGGATTGAAAGGAGTCTGTGTGTTAGGGTTGGCCGACCCAGTTTATTTAGGCTTGTTCTGCGTTGAAAATTCGGCTGAAAAGTCTGGTTCATCTGCATAAGTTTTGACCTGCAaactaaccttttttttaaattcttatgataaaatgtttaatgttcaacaaatttgaaaactttaacaAGTTCACAAAGTTAAGCAAAGACTTTTGGGAGTTGAATGACAaaatgataattcaacattttcatcatattcatatttgtatttTGACATACACgatgtattcttcaaatttttagCACATTTAAACATACATAACACTTTTCCACTCATGCAAAAATTGGGAAAGTTCATGCAAAAGTCTCGAAGGAAAGTAATCAATATACATAAGtacaagttatttttttaatacaggTCGTAGGCCAGTCTGCACGGACTACGAGTTATGCGGATTAGACTTTTGGGGACCATTGAGCTTAATGTCTAAACTTGTCCCGCATTTTTTTTTGCGGGTCGACCCACCAGACCAAACCCACATTATCACCACTAATGCTTGCAAAAGACACTCAATGGCTTAAGTCAACTAAGTGCATCATATGATagtaaatgtaataataaaacataattaattgaCCGTGTGTGTTATTTATATTGTGTTTATAGACTTTTACATAGATGGGTATGGTCTACATGATTAATCACTTTAATTAACTTAATATCATGCTAATGTGTTTTAATCATGATCTTAATTTAATTGGTTATCGCTTATGTTACGTCTTGGTCAACATGGTATCATGTTGTTCGAGCAAATGTGAGTCAACATTACCTCAGGTTGGATGACTAAAATTATATCTTCTTTGTAGAGCATAGATACAATTAGGAAATTGATGACCATTTTGTGAGTATCAGTGAGATTTGAGTGGTGGAAGGATAAATTTTAGTTTGTGAAttgattttagaaaattatgaaaaattgtaaGTTTTGCACAATGTAAAACTCTgttgtttaataatattatattatattgatcGAAAAGTGTTATAACGTGTGACAAATGAATATGAATAACTTATCTCTTAATTTAGCTTAATTTATgtaaattgttattttctttattgtaagtgataccatttttttctttatttaaactatttgaatatttctgtagttgttgttatttctttttcaatattagTTAGGATTTTTGAAGCCAATGttgggaaaaatattttttagtgaatatgaattatatatatatatatatatatatatatatatatatatatgtgtgtgtatgtgtatgtgtgtgtgtttgtcggggttattttttaatcatcacaccaatattattatttgtgaaTAGATTATTAAGATTTATTTTGTTGTCTAATGTTATTTGTTGGTATGAACTatgattacttttatttaatgtcAATTGAGAACTATGTAATGTTgtgcctgtgtgtacgcatctAAATATGCGTGATTATAATGtactatttttaagttaatatataaaattaaattatatttattaaaaataaagtgaaatatatcagaaaatatgaaagaataattgataaatagagaaaaagagaagaatcaGAGATAGACGATTGTgtaaaaaaacttgtaaaagtaactgTCAATTCtcaataatgtaataaataattatatgttaaagagtaaaattggtattttgaaatgtggacacaaaacaATGAATCATCTTTATGTATTGTTATAGATACTGAGGGAACCTATTTAAGTTTTTGATACTAAAATGAGTAACAATATTCTAACCTTTATATTTTGGTGGATATGTTTTTACTAAGTTTAATTACTTAAATGGTCTCTACTTTGACAAAggtgtttcaatttggtcctgcttttaaaaaagtttcaattacaccacaatttttttaaaaatgtctcaattaagTCCACTTTAAGAAAAAAGTTACCAACATGTTAACAACACGCCACGTGTCATGTGTgggtttttaatttgttttaaaattttttaattatatatatatatatatatatatatatatatatatatttacaaaaaaattgttgcCACGTGTTAGGGCAATGTCACGTGTAAGTGTCAGTGTCTTGATTTCAGTTTTGTGTCTATATATGtctatttgatataatttaatctCTACTTATGtttctttgattcaattttattgcagttttttttaataatcgaatttttttttaatccagGTTTTGTTAacagattaaaactaattaagtataaatatttgaacaaaattaagtattgtttttcatattaaattttagtggttaaagaaatgat contains:
- the LOC114178876 gene encoding plant UBX domain-containing protein 8-like, producing the protein MARPNQEAVETFVSITGLPEAVALQKLEEHGGNLNEAVNAHFSEGDRNLTTGSHNSSAAFPQDDFMDIDDQHDADVQRIPSLPALAANLNPFSLLDPTIGRGIFGTPLDSTVQAPFVTHPREVREIPIEVKDGNQSSTQSGHPSIEDVTGTVDADGPDIHGTVIIDNDDDDTPPAQSAHRDEQNHKILADTSLNSSARPSAPESENLPDYNNEIEEEMLRAAIEASKREAEENYRSHKLGRQTDSTESGSQSRQSYLEDPELAHAVSLSLKTAEQEKAWRVQGGDSESPPAGPSKSSEAGLGEVASNGRLQAGSLSFHDEAEDVEEQPLVRNRSRHISSGSTGSVKDVEFAEASTLPSTEPQETSNPPHNRNSFPSDEWGGISSEEHDEAVMLEAAMFGGIPEGTGYQYAYAPHEFMHGRGSNPRPSYPSYRPPSPTLAAQRLIREQQDDEYLASLRADREKELKAREEAEAALEEERRRAEETRRKLQEEQELETQLAAKEVSLPPEPSSDDDNAVNLLVKMPDGNRRGRRFLRSNRLQSLFDFIDIGRVVKPGSYRLVRPYPRRAFSDEESAATLAELGLTNKQEALFLELI